TCAAGGAACGGTGGGGCAAAGCGGTGCGCGAGATACATAGAATGAAACTGGATAATCAGTGTGCCATGCAAGTTCAAATCAAGAATAGTAAAGAGGAATTGAAGAACGTGGAGTACGTGTGCTTACTAATCTTACTAATTTGGAGTTTCACATgcgatatatattaatatataattattcgatatGATTTAGAATGTCACTTTTCCCTTATACAGTTTGGCAGAAATGTTATCTATGGATACAAAAGCTTTGAACAATGATCAAATGTTACTGCACGAGCTTCAAAAGGAGATCGACATAATTAAGCCGAGCGCTTCGAAAGAAACCTACAACGAAATCTTTATGCCATCGGAGAGATATAACGAACGGTTGCAGGCACTGAAGGAGGAACGTGACTCTCTTTTACGTACCGGAAGTTACGCGGCTGACGACGTGGTGATCAAAAGACTGAACACAGAGATACAGTCCTTGCTAATAAGCAGGTAGCAAATTTATTCGGAAAGTATTCGGGAAGTATCCGGATCAGCTAGAGTCTATCTTttggtaatatatttttatatggacgacaaatttatacaatcgcgaaataaaaatctacGACATGTTATATACACagcaaaattatacatatatatatttatacgaataaatatttcgtaagTAACGCTTTAATTTAATGTCATTTATCTCGTGAAGTACGGAAGTGTATCTAAGGGAGCAGGATAGTTCCTTAGCCACCTTGGTCCAATGTTGATCGTCATTCGATTTTGATCGACCCAAATTCCCGCAGGTAGATAGATATCACGACTGACAGCACCCTCTTCAATCACTGGTGCGACTAGTATAGAATCTCCAAGAAGATATTCTGCAATTTAATTAAGCAGTGATATGAGTGTACATATTATGCACGAAGTCTGGAGcatcttatataattttatcagcTTACCATCATTAATCTTGTGAGCTTGCCTGTTCGTTGGATCGACCCACCAAATAGGTGGATTTACAGGCGTGCCGTCTCTGATAGCTTGCTGCATGGCTCCTAGGATCGCTGACGTTTGATTAGCGTGCAATTCAGTGTACCTTCTGCAGATGGCAATGGTCTAACGAAACACGGAAAGGTAATTACTCTTCTTGAAGCAAAAGGTTCAACAAGAAAGTTTATTCTTTACTCTCTGTTGTTCAACGGCTTGTTGGAGCTCTCACTTACTTCATTGTCGAAATCCCACGGGACAAAGGAATATTGCAGTGACGGCATAAAGACGTTAGCCTGCAGCCATCTGATAAACAGTTCTTTAGACGGGTATTCCGTGCCGTTGAGCGACCCGTCCAAGTAACCATTCCCGCCGATCATGTCAGGTAGCACGTGGACGTATCCGTTCAGATTCATTTGCAGCAACGTCGTGATCAACGTGGGCAAACCGTTATTCCACGTCCATTTGGTATCCTTGTCAATCATGCGGACAAATATCGGTAATTCTTGGCTGCGCCATCCCACCCTCACCTCGATATTGTCATCGAAGTTGGCGGCGAGCGCCCGGGCGTAATCTCGCGTGAATATTCCCGGCTGCATGTCGAGCGAGCCGTTCAGTTTTGCAATCTGCGGTAACCAGGACACTTCGCCCGCGTCGAACTTGAAACTGTCGATCCCAAGTTTCTGGAGGAGCTTCAGCCGCGCTACCCACCAAGTCACCGCTTTTGGATTCGTGAAGTCGATCGTGGCGGCGTTCCAACCTGAGGGAAACGATTAAAACATGAATTACATACGCATATCACTATCAAggtttgttatttaatttatttgatatttttattttaatattttatttaatagtaatttaatattttcgcaGAGGAAAGTATTACACCTTTTgataaaaagtatattatattcttagcTTGGTCTTCAGCCTCACCTTGCCACCAAGACATCTCTACCCGTCCGTCGAGGCTCTTCACGAAGTACGAGTTGTTCAACGCGGTGGAATAGGCAGGTTCGCAGCCTTTATTGATGAACGGATGTATCCACAAAGTAACGCGGAAACCCTTCCTCTTCAGTCGCTGAACGAGAGCGCTAACATTGGGGAATTTAATGGGATCGAACACGGCGGAGCCATAACAAGTCTCCCAATTATCGTCGATCTCAATCTGGCTGTTGTTGAACTTATTGGCAATGATCTCATCCGCATAAGACTCTACCACTTTCTCAGTGACGTTAGCCTTGTACCTGGCCCAAGTGGACCAGATGGGATGCCGAATCATTCGTTCATTGGGATGACCGTTGGGTTTGCCCAGATGGGTCCTCACCATGTGCTGATGAGCGAGCCTTGGATTCGCGAAGACGCCCACCTCATAGTTGAGCTGAATACTATTGCGTTGACGATAAGGTGCCTTGTTCTTGGCGACCAGGCACAGGTACCCGTCCCGATGATTATTCTGGTCGTGAAACAGCGGATTTGTCTCATTGACATAGATGTAGACTCCTCTGCCGGACAACCAGTAACGCTCGGACAATGCCATGTTTGCAGGATGCGTCGGTACATATGGCTCCTCCTCATAGTACATGTGCTGTATTGGCCAATGTTGATACCGGAGTTGTGGCCCACCGAACCATTGCGTGCCTTCGGTGAACTGGTAGCAATCGATGAGTTGGGCGCGCGGATTGGCGACCACGCGAGTAACTTGAATGACTTCGTTACCCATACCGGCCTGAATGACAGTATGTGTCACGTTGCCGCTTTTTATGCAAAGTCGGTCCCTACCACAATTCGGGTCCAATGTGAAGGGAGTCTGCAGTATACCCGGTGGTGTCTTTGTATAGAGgatattattcatattctCGCCATCTAAAAAAGATATCTCAGTCATCAACATGCagctttttttattagaatttatgAAAGTCGAGATAATGAAAGATCTATTTCtgtgagataaaaatattaaaacgtaataaaataacggaAGAGATATAAGAACTTGGAAGAAGgaagtataaaatttataggaattagtaaaaattttaattttaagtgtAAATCATAACATACAGGGAATGAAagtttatatgttacattgcGACTCACCATTCTTCCTGAGATTGAGACTCATAATCCGATTAATTATGTTTACTTCGAGAACGCCATTTTTAATGGGGATTACAATTCTTTTGtcaaaataattatcgacTTTGCACGCCAATGCGCCGGTAGCGAATAACAGCAATAGTAATGACGAGCGCATCGCTAAAACGATTGCAATGCAATGTATTAATgagtaattattacatttctaggcaaaatacataaaatataagtgtcttaaagatataaaaattttttaaataaatttcagaagTAACTTTCCGTACGTACTTTGTCTCTTGTGTGTTATATGATCTTGGAGATTAAAAAACCTTACCGTTCCGTTGCAACGATTGCATCTTGCTCACGTTACACCATTCGCAGTTCTGAACTGTATCAGCGACATCGTTTATTCCAGCTTATATACAATCATCCGATAATAAAAACCACATGTTACTGATATCATCATTGATTACTACTGGATACATTACATGTCGTGATCCGATATCTGATTTTTCATTACCGGTATCTTTCCATGGCTTTCACTACATTGTTTATATGCTTCTCAGATACTTTTATGTTTGCGCTTACAAATTTGCATTATAGAATTTTTCTGCAGTTTGCAAGTTTACTGCACCTGCATAACTTTCTTGACGATCATTTTTCACTCACGCATAATTTGCAAGAATAATTCGCGCAAtaattttttcgattttcctCATGTAAATTCAACTGAATGTGACATAAATGTTGTGATTATTTCAGTCAGAAAAGTTtagagaattaaatataaaacattttattcggTTCTATACATTAATTGTACTCGTATGAAGCAAGCaagtacataatttatataatttttacaataaaatctagaaaatgtcataaaagtaaataaactAGTCATAAGAAAATCTGatttatcttattaaattttttactacAATGCATTAggataaacattatttttatcagtagTGTTATCAATTGCGTGATATCACATCCCTGATAAATGTACactattatctattattatctattcattatttaaaatggaaatataatacataccagggaatattacatatttgatcaattttgcgttctatttatatagatttattatattcattaaaagttaattaaaatatcctaTTATCTTAATTCAACTTTATTCGAATAAGAAAAATACTTGTAGaaggaattaaaaattgaatatttcacaGCAAAACAATATCGCGTGACTTATCTTGGAAGAGAGATCATGAACAATGAAAAATGCATTTGCACATACGACGTAGTTCCAGTAGATTGTtacattcgataaaaaaaaaagactatatttatatacaaaattattttgtattatctaTAATCATTTATATGACGTtacaaatagaaattatttaaattatataaaaaaagaggaaatttgACTGCAAATGTTATATCTTCGCAATTACAATGTATATATCTCTGCAGTTTATTTTCTAACaaacgtatttattttttatatttacagtaggttacaaattttgcaaatatgcTTGAGATAATTCTCGAGTTTTATATAGGCGTATCTACATAGTTGACTATGATGTTAAGGAAATGTTTTTGCTCGGGACATCGATCGCCTCTATAATACCTCTCCCCAGAACGTAAAAGTCCTCAATCATCGCCGACACATTGAAGCAGAGTTTACCGTCATCGTCGAGTTTCCTGCATTTTGCGTCTGCTACTTTGAAATCTTTGCGTTCGAAGACAGTGGGTCTCAAGAGAACTCCGATTACTGTACCGCCATAAGTATCGTGGAAGAACAGAGCGTAATCATTGTAACCATCCTGAaacataaaacaaaaatatgaatatataatgcaaataGCCTTTAAAATTTCTAgacgttaaataatttcttttatatcgtGATGCATATTAAATGATGGGCatcacatttctttttttctttcttaaacgcgtatattatcaatttaattcaaCAGGATTAATCGATCGATTATACTCACCCTCAAATCTTTCAGGAAACATTGTACGGGGTCAAAGTTCACGATTGGAATTTTTTGAAGCGAGTGTGCCTTGTAGGGATGTACATCTACGGTTTTCGCGTTATCGGGCACATCGACTGCCTGCAGTCTTCTAGGAATCATTCTCGACCTCAGATGTATTAAACAGTCGTATTCTGAGAGCGAAGGGCGGAACATAGGTTTCACATCTTGTACCGTACTGAGCAAcatattatcaaataatttcaaCGATTCTTTCGCGAGTGCACTTATGCGATTTAAGATCATACATGACGGCGTTTTTCTGGTCCACAGAGATTTCTGCTGATCATACGGGATAGAGATAAATAAAGGTGGCAATGAATTCCGAGCTGTGTTAAATAACGTCTCTACGGCGGTGATTTCTTCATCTGGAATTCAATGTTGTAATATTAACACATTTCTTACacacttttattttcatgaatatcgttcaatattgataattatttcaatgaattattttataataattaacatgaaaaagatagatagaatgaaaagaagagcttgaaaatatttaagggTATCATAGCTTACTGGTCATCTCGCCATTGAAATTAACGATAACGGGATCGGTGTTCCAGTGAGCTCTCGCGACAGCTTCCAAAAATCGTAGAAACGCTACTTGCGGCATCTGAGCTGGTTTATATGGTTCTGGCGTCAGATATATGGATGCCATGAGTAATTCAACCACGACTCCTGGTATGTGACTTTCGTCCAACAGTTGCGCTGATAACCATCGTTTTGCCAAGCAGCAAGCAGCACCAAACGAGGGTTGCTGAGAATGTAATCTACGagagaatataaatttcacaTGAAATCTAAAGCAAAACTGCTCGCGGAGAATAATTTCCTTTtcagaaatgaagaaaatattcttCCACGCTCGTTGCGAGTTATCCTCGACAACGATGGAATTCTTACCCGTGCAAAGCGCTGGTCAACTTCGGCAAGTGAAACAAGCTGTTTTCCAACTTGGCAGATTCCTCGTTGTCTCTGTATTTGGTCACCCCGTCTTCCTTGATCTCTTTCAGTAGTGCAATTTCCTTTTGATGCGCGATTCTTAACCGAAAGACGAATCCGTCCTGATAAAAAGAATTACGTTTATAAGAACAAGAAAGCACAATTGTACACATATTGTCAAtgacatattaattaaatgtcatctatttaatttatcgttaTCTCATATTAACCTGGTACACGTCTATATGAGATGGATAAGCCTGCGCTTTCAGTTGATGCTGTTCCCTAAGGCACTCCGCGATTTGTATGTGAAACGCCGTTTTTGTTCTTCTGATGGCCTCCAATTCCTCGGGCCACTTTCCACTAGTCGATAACTGCAACGTCGCGTCAAGCGCGTGGAAATACGGTGGGCACTTCGCGATGCTCTTCGAAAGGATTAAACAGTTTTCATCTATCTTAGTGACATGTTTGATGTTCCGATGAACGGTGGCGAGCGGCGGAAAGATTTCCGTGTACCGGAAAACCGGGCTTGAACCTTGAACGCCGTTTATTGTCAGAGGCATATCTTTCAGCGACATCAATTTTTTCTCTAAACCGTTGAAAGCCTGCAGAACTTTCAATGCAGCTTCTTCACCGGTGCCGTACACGAAATGTGTTATTTGATGCTAAGCAGAAGCATAAATCATGAATTATATACATCATTAAAGTgtgttcttttatttaattcttcttgTATTCAATTAATACAGGAAGAAAGTTAAATTCAGTTAAAAGAAGGTTTGTAAATATCTTCCTTGTTCCTAATAATCGTGAAATATATACCTTGTGCAGCTTTAGCAAATCTTCCATTTGATCCGCAATGTACAAATACTGATctcttaaaatatcaaattttgtttttaataaatatgctaTTATTGTCTTGCATATTATTCTCTTGTTCATGAGACTTTTGCCTTTTGACCAGAGCACAGCTTCACGAATGGCTCCATCTTGAAACCTACGTAATTCAGACTTGGCGCCCCAAAATGCTCGGAAATCAGTtgcctataaaataaaatacaatttcacgtaataaagctattaataaattgcctTAAAAATGAGAAGATTCTTGAACATATCATTTCATTGTTTAAAATCactttgttttataatttgttataaattatttctcagtGTGTACTCACGTCTGATAAGTTAGCCTCAGGTCCTTTGTCCAAAATCTCGAAACATGTTTCAGGATTTAGTTCCAACCCGATAGTAAGCTTTCCGATATTATCAGGCACATTCTCGGTGCAATCCCATTCCTTAGATGTACCGGGTAATACGCACAATTGATTAACTCTGTTTCCTAGACCTTTTCTCAAAACCTTAACGAGTAACTTAATCACTTGACTACGCTTGTCAGATCCATAATTGATCTTATCAATAATGATCGATTTATCGTTcactattttttctaaaactgTCTCATCCTGAAAACTAAATACGAGGagacgataaattattaatacagatTTTTAGTACTCTTGATGGAAATAATTTGCGTATATTCTAATTTCTCATtcttaatttctaataaataaattaccatAAAATTTGATCGAATGCTGTTTGAAACGATACGCGTCTCATGAAAAGTGCTTGAAAGCTATCCACGTGTATATTGTCTAAATGCTGCAGACACAGTTCCGCTTCTCTCTGCACCCATGAGAAAGTGCTTCTCGATAGATGCGCCGCAAAATTGTGATAGCCAGTGGTATCAAGAAAGACGCACTCATAATAATCGTGATAATGGGAGACTTGGCTGTCTTTGTCCTCGCACATGGTGATACCATTTTCGTGCCAATTTCCGTGTGCTATAACACATTTCACAAATCAATACGATACCTTGGCGAACGGATAAGAACGATTCCTAAATTCATCAAGTCTTTCAACATACCTAAACTTATCCAGACATTTCGCACGATCTGATAGCTGCTCATGAACGTATTGAGCTTCCTTATGCGCAGCAAATAAATTACAAGCATGGTGACGATGTGCCCAGTAAAGCCGTCGTGTCCCTTGTCCAGTTCGCGTTGGCGCAACCATATTTTCAGCAAGATTACGCCGTCCCTCAAATTCGGATATTCTTTTATCGTTTGCGCGATTTCGGAATTTATCCTCGACATCAACAAGTCGCGCAGTATCAGAGAATTGTAATGCGGCGTGGGCGTTAAACAGGCTGTAAACGAAACATGATGTACGATGTTAAAAATATGACTTCATATCTTAGTGTAAAATTACgcgaaacaaataattttactgaTTATATGAATTTACCATCTTCTACAGATTGCTCGTCCAAGTACCATCCTGGTCTAACGCTATTCTTCTCTGGCAGGAATCTGTTTAGCTTGAAGCTAGTCTCCTGTGCGGACACATGTATCACTACTTCCACCTTTTTGTTTAATCTTCCGTTAGGTCGAAGTCTCAACAAGGGTCGCAGATCATCGCCGACGAACCTTTTGCTCTCTGCGATGTTGCTGCTTATGACCGACGTTATAAACGCGAGATACATCGCCTTTTTcctaaaatatatgtaattttgatAGTCCTGCTTGCGGAATGAGTCAGCTGGCATCTCTATCATTACGTCCACGGTAACGGTAGGCCCCAGGATACATCCTGAATTGTAGGATCCAATCGCTTTAATGTCCGACGgtttcaaaaatttaaaaacaccCTTCGTTTCTTCCGGTACGTGTGGTACGGGAATACGAATGCCCAGCTTGTCTTCCAAATTATTACCCATAAGCTGAAATTGATCACAAGACAACAGATTATTCCACTTTGTTACATTGTATTATGTTACATCTATAAAGCATCTTCACCAACCGGAACTTCTGCAGTCTCTTCGATGGATTCGATCACTGCTCTCAATTTCTCGAACCAGAGTTCGAACAGcgctttatatttatctttgaGCTTCACCTCGTCGAGAACCTCCTCAATCTGAAGTCGGAATAAGTTCGAGTGGAATAAATTCTCAGTTTCCCTGAGCTGGTTAAGCTCCTCGACTGTTGGCTGCTTATAGAGATTTTTCTCCagcttcttcctctttttagGCACTCTTTCGGTCAACTCGTCCGTtactttcttcctcttcttctcttgaCTCGAGGTGTGAGGTTCAAGCTCATGATCATCTGCTTCCGCTTCTTCCTGACTGTTGTTCATGTCTCTCATCGAATCTGCATTATCAGATTCAGGATCTTCATTATTATTCACGTCTTCCATGGAATCTGCGTCATCGGATTCGAGATTCACTGAGCCCTCACTGTCGTTCTCAGAATTCATGGCATTGTCGTTATCTGACTCAGGATTCATTGAATCCTCATTGTCAATGTTGAAATCAACATTATTGCCATTGCATTTCGCCTTCTTCGACTACAATTGaattgaaatgttttattccATCATAGATCTCTTGAATAAGCGAACATTATCATATACATACttcaaaatatacattaaaaaaccAAAGGAATAGATACATAACCAAGTATCCAGATAACCTCACATAAGAACAAGTTAAACAACTTGTTACTgctgagtaataataaaggaTAGTAGAATTTCATACATACCTTCAAGATTCCCTTCATTTTCGCTTCTTGCtatcgaaatttaaattgatttaaatttttattcacactCATGCATACCATGTGCATTTAAAAACACGCCGACACCATGCTTTCTCCGGACTCCGCTGCGAGGCCACGTGATTTAACGACACACGTGACACCTATCTTTTCTTCTTGAACATGCAGATTGGCGCTAATTTCAAAACTGAAAAacgaatgaataaataaagggTTTTATAACGATTGACATATACCTATGTCATAATTATGTTCGACACATTCTTATGTaagatattgataatatatttcactATTGTATATATTCTGCAAAACGATTGTACATAATCGAATCGAAAGTTAATCAATCAACTTAAACGAAACTTAACGCGCtctaaatatacaaaaatatatcgcaTCGTTATTACAACTACACGTACGCGTTCCATCCTGTGTGCGGTAAACTAAGACAACGCATATACAGCTTACAACACTATTACATGAATAATTCAGATCATAACGATAAGAGACACTATTTTCATGTACAATATCACTAACAATAAAAAACTTAAGATACATTAATAATCGATTACTTAAAAGGAAAAGTTCattgacaaaataaaaagctTTACATGTCGTTGCTCGATAAATCACTAGAAAAGTGAGGATCTCGATGGCGGACATTCTcattttcagaaataattgAGGATTTCTGTTTATGATGTGTGAGATTACCTGTGTTACAACGATCTCTTTCGCTAAATAATCCTCATATTTCCAGTtacagaattaaaataatacaatccATCCGTGTAACGACTAAGTAATTTGACGCATCGATCTTGAAGACACAGTGACTCCTGTGTATGTGCATTGGAAGCCCATTTCTCTTCAAGGGAAGAACAGGAACGTGAAATGaacatgtgtgtatgtgagaACGCCCTGCGAGAAAACATCGCCCGTACGATTGAAGTACTtagattacatatatataaatctgtgTAATCAATGAATCAACTTCCAGtacacatattatataaaaataagatctgTCCGTTGAGTATATGTTTGTACAGAATGCAATACATCCTGAAAACAatctaacatttattttattagtgaaaacaattattaatagttCTTCTCGCATCTAAAAACAGATTTGGATTTTGATAACGAAAGCATATCACATATTTGTAACGTTGTTCTCGCGATGCTGTTATGAAATTGCGGATAGTATTATAGAAATGATGAAACATTtctaaaactaaatataaattagagATATGCACAATTACGAAACTATTATATTCATCTGCTAATAcctaagaaagaaagaattcaTGATACTAACATTCAACTCAGTAACTTTTTATCCTGCCATAATATCACATTCTCCTACAACctttattgcataatttttatatcaagggaaaaaaagaaaatagaatttGATATAAATCAACAAGAAAACCAACGTGCCAATCTAAATTTACAGTTTCCTTAAGATTCCAAAAagcgaataaaaaaaacaatatacaaattatttcaaaattaatacttcttaataacaatatttcaattatataatatttaattcaattttaagttaattctttctaataataaaattaattcttcgtggattatgtaataaaggcagcattgtatatataattctttactATAATGTACGACGCGCGCATGTACAACGAACTCGCAtaaatttcacgaaatttCCTAGGAAGAATCCAGATAGAAcccttattaaatttatattagagCAACAAGCATATATGATGAACAAGTGATACAATCTTCTGAATAAGTACTAATGTAAAAATACGTCTCACGTGTCTCATATTTTAATGTCACATAATTTATCCAGTCGAGGGTATGAGTTCGagataattcaataatttcttaGAACCAAATTGAGAAATCCGTTAGCTTCTACGTAAAATCGAGAGAGGCATAATGTACAATTAAACCGATCGacagcgatatatatatatatatatatatatatatatatatatacatatatatacacacacacacaccttaAAGATCAAGATTGTAAAGCCCTTTATGATCACATTAAATCACTCTGGAGAGAAGAAATATTCACTACAAATTCATTGCGCGCTTTGGAAGAAAGTGTAGCACGTTACTCCTTCGTTACATCGATAGTTACGCTGACAGGAAGGTATCACGAAGTATCAATGTGAGCTCTCATATTCGctattacaaataaatgtaatgtacattattcgatcgatcgtatatgtatacatagtACGCGAAAGAATAAAACAGATTTACGCAAGTCCTGTCACGCGTTTGCACTGCCCgctcttaatgaaaaaatatatctcataaattatattcgaGCAGAAAATGGATATGCTTATTACAAGTAGATAAATCATCTCTATTAGTGAAACAAGATGCGGTTACGTAGGTACAAATATTTGTACGTAAACGCTACGCGATTGGTCCAACCATAATTAAACCAagcatacacatatatttctCTACGTACTTAGCACTCcctattataaattaaatattgaattgtGACGTTCTCTCATTTGATAATTAGAACATCCcgatttctccttttttcgaaatatattcacataaaacatttccttcAATACGTTTAAGCAACATTCTTGCATTTTGTGTATAAATAAACGTACAAGTGtataaaagagagaacaaTTGAGAAAACAAAGgaatataaaatcataaaaattaaattaatacacgCAATTGGACGTTTTAGCGCTAAATACCGCCAAATTTCggcatataatttttaagtatCCTTTTTGGGAAGCACGAATTTCGTAACTCagaatttaacaattttttcagGAATCGGTAGCTCctgtttgtattattatagaaaGGATTTCTCAAGCAGTTACTCGTCTCGCTGATCACTTCACATTTAAAGTCCAAATAGGGAAGTACTCGTAAAGTATCCCGTAAATGTCATTCATCcttgcgatttatatacaaGTATCTATGTGATTGGCTGTATCTTACTTTCACGCATATATACTCTCTCGTTTCCGTTGCAACTCTGCGATAATTCTAATAAAGTGAGGCTTCATCTGCGGATATGATCGGTTCCTCGTCGCTCCAGTCACTGATAGCCAATCCGACTGATCCGTGAAAACTCTGCGATCTTGCTACATGGCTAAAATCAAATCAgagatatatatgcatatatacggCATAATTGAATCGCATGCGAGTGAACGAACAgaaatctctctttttatttacgcTTATCTTCTTGtcaaaagaaaaggaaaaaagctCTATGGACGTATATTTACATTGCGCATTATTTCTAAAATCGACTATCTTGCTTTCGGAtcgaaacaaattttaatgttggaaaaatagaatagaattgAAGATTAGAAGAGATTGTGTATTTGAAATCAGCgcgtcttttatttttatttatttttattattggctCTTCTGGTGTGGTGCTATGACCGACGAGAGGCTAGACGAcagtaatgaaaaaaaaaagtgcAAACGCAGTACATCGCACAAAGTATGTGAACCAATGCATGACTCAGGCATAGTAGTCTCTCCCGTCGCTTGGTCGATCTTAACCAGACGGGAACTCTCAATtagtgcaataaaaaaaaatcaagcATTCGCACATGAGTGTTTTTAATGTCTTTGAAAAGCGAGAAACACCTATTAGAAATGTACCTCTTGAGAGAATCTATAGCgtaaaatgttcaaatgggTTTGTACCATACCACTCGCTTGTTTTGCCACGCTATTTTTAGATTATCGATCGCTATCGGTCCTAACAACAGAAATGATTATCTTCTCAATTAGCCGGATGATAAAAGTAATCCAGACAAAAGACAGCAAAACCCCAAAAGACGTTTGAACGAGGACTTTTGGACTCTCGTCTTGTCTGGGAAAGTTTTCGTATTGCTCTTGCTCTTGCTAATGCGAGAAATGGATTTACCTCGGTGATAAAGCTGAgttgatatttttcttcgctAAGCCtgcttttct
The Ooceraea biroi isolate clonal line C1 chromosome 4, Obir_v5.4, whole genome shotgun sequence genome window above contains:
- the LOC105283823 gene encoding myogenesis-regulating glycosidase isoform X1, coding for MQSLQRNAMRSSLLLLLFATGALACKVDNYFDKRIVIPIKNGVLEVNIINRIMSLNLRKNDGENMNNILYTKTPPGILQTPFTLDPNCGRDRLCIKSGNVTHTVIQAGMGNEVIQVTRVVANPRAQLIDCYQFTEGTQWFGGPQLRYQHWPIQHMYYEEEPYVPTHPANMALSERYWLSGRGVYIYVNETNPLFHDQNNHRDGYLCLVAKNKAPYRQRNSIQLNYEVGVFANPRLAHQHMVRTHLGKPNGHPNERMIRHPIWSTWARYKANVTEKVVESYADEIIANKFNNSQIEIDDNWETCYGSAVFDPIKFPNVSALVQRLKRKGFRVTLWIHPFINKGCEPAYSTALNNSYFVKSLDGRVEMSWWQGWNAATIDFTNPKAVTWWVARLKLLQKLGIDSFKFDAGEVSWLPQIAKLNGSLDMQPGIFTRDYARALAANFDDNIEVRVGWRSQELPIFVRMIDKDTKWTWNNGLPTLITTLLQMNLNGYVHVLPDMIGGNGYLDGSLNGTEYPSKELFIRWLQANVFMPSLQYSFVPWDFDNETIAICRRYTELHANQTSAILGAMQQAIRDGTPVNPPIWWVDPTNRQAHKINDEYLLGDSILVAPVIEEGAVSRDIYLPAGIWVDQNRMTINIGPRWLRNYPAPLDTLPYFTR
- the LOC105283823 gene encoding myogenesis-regulating glycosidase isoform X2, whose product is MRSSLLLLLFATGALACKVDNYFDKRIVIPIKNGVLEVNIINRIMSLNLRKNDGENMNNILYTKTPPGILQTPFTLDPNCGRDRLCIKSGNVTHTVIQAGMGNEVIQVTRVVANPRAQLIDCYQFTEGTQWFGGPQLRYQHWPIQHMYYEEEPYVPTHPANMALSERYWLSGRGVYIYVNETNPLFHDQNNHRDGYLCLVAKNKAPYRQRNSIQLNYEVGVFANPRLAHQHMVRTHLGKPNGHPNERMIRHPIWSTWARYKANVTEKVVESYADEIIANKFNNSQIEIDDNWETCYGSAVFDPIKFPNVSALVQRLKRKGFRVTLWIHPFINKGCEPAYSTALNNSYFVKSLDGRVEMSWWQGWNAATIDFTNPKAVTWWVARLKLLQKLGIDSFKFDAGEVSWLPQIAKLNGSLDMQPGIFTRDYARALAANFDDNIEVRVGWRSQELPIFVRMIDKDTKWTWNNGLPTLITTLLQMNLNGYVHVLPDMIGGNGYLDGSLNGTEYPSKELFIRWLQANVFMPSLQYSFVPWDFDNETIAICRRYTELHANQTSAILGAMQQAIRDGTPVNPPIWWVDPTNRQAHKINDEYLLGDSILVAPVIEEGAVSRDIYLPAGIWVDQNRMTINIGPRWLRNYPAPLDTLPYFTR